GATCGCGAGGCGCGCGTGGAAGATTTCCTGCTGGAACCGGCGGAAAGCCTTCCGGACAGGAAATTCATCCTCGGCGGCTCCGGTTGGGAATCGAAGGCGATGCCGTCGAATGTGCGGGCTATCGGCCATGTGCCGACAGGCGATCACAACACCTTCAATGTCACGCCCATGGCGGTGCTCAACATTGCCCGCGCCAGCATGGCAGAGACCGGGTTCTCGCCGGCGACGCGGGTGTTCGAGGCCGCCGGCGCGGGTGCCTGCCTGATCACCGACGACTGGAAAGGGATCGAGATGTTCCTGGAACCGGAAAAGGAAATACTGGTGGCGCGCGACGGCCGCGACGTTGCCGAACTGCTGGCCGGCCTTGACCATGACCGGTCCCGCGCGATCGGCAGGGCGGCGATGCAGCGGGTGCTGCGCGACCACACCTATGCCGACCGCGCCGAAATCGTCGATCGCGCATTTCGCGACCACTTCAAGGCAAAGGAAAACGCCGCATGACCAGCCCCGCAACCGATACGCCCATGACCATCGTCGTCATCGGCATGACGCTTTCCTCATCCTGGGGCAATGGCCATGCCACGACCTTCCGCTCGCTGCTGCGCGGCGCCCGCGCGCTCGGCCACCGGACCCTGTTCCTGGAATGCGAGCGCCCGTGGTTTTCGGCCAACCGGGATATGCCCCATCCCGATTTCTGCGAGCTCGACTACTTCGACACGCCCCAGGACCTCGTCGACCGCCATGGCCACGCGATCCGGCGGGCCGATGCGGTCATTATCGGCTCCTACGTGCCACACGGGGCGGAGGTGATCGCGGCGGTTGCCGCCCTGCAACCCGAACGGCTGTGCTTCTACGATATCGACACGCCGGTTACCCTACGGCGTCTTCAGGAGGACAATGAGGAATACATCACCCGCGACCAGGTGCCGCTGTTCGACATCTATTTCTCCTTCTCGGGCGGGGCCAATCTGGAGCGTCTGGAAACCGATTACCGCGCACAGCGCGCCGAAGCGCTCTACTGCTCGGTCGATCCCGATCTCTATCGGCCGACGGGCGCGCCGCGGCAATGGGATCTCGGCTATCTCGGCACCTATAGCGATGACCGCCAACCGGTGCTTGAACGCCTGCTGATCGAACCGGCGCGAAGACTGCCGGAGAAGAAATTCGTCGTTGCCGGCGCACAATATCCCGCATCGATCGACTGGCCGGACAATGTGGAGCGGATCGAACACGTGCCGCCAGCCGAGCATGCCGATTTCTACAGCCGCCAGCGTTTTACTCTCAACGTCACCCGCCAGGATATGGTCCGCGCCGGCTGGTCGCCGAGCGTGCGGCTGTTCGAGGCCGCCGCCTGCGGAACGCCGGTGATCAGCGATATCTGGCC
This window of the Martelella lutilitoris genome carries:
- a CDS encoding CgeB family protein gives rise to the protein MTSPATDTPMTIVVIGMTLSSSWGNGHATTFRSLLRGARALGHRTLFLECERPWFSANRDMPHPDFCELDYFDTPQDLVDRHGHAIRRADAVIIGSYVPHGAEVIAAVAALQPERLCFYDIDTPVTLRRLQEDNEEYITRDQVPLFDIYFSFSGGANLERLETDYRAQRAEALYCSVDPDLYRPTGAPRQWDLGYLGTYSDDRQPVLERLLIEPARRLPEKKFVVAGAQYPASIDWPDNVERIEHVPPAEHADFYSRQRFTLNVTRQDMVRAGWSPSVRLFEAAACGTPVISDIWPGLEELLPDGEAILLAPDSEAVVAALTETDDGRLAEIADAARRRVMADHTGRARAEELIAALASLKGRRAEASATASSAV